In a single window of the Nodularia spumigena CCY9414 genome:
- a CDS encoding SDR family NAD(P)-dependent oxidoreductase → MNIQGKVALITGASRGIGKAIALALAQRGIKRLILVARDRQKLTAVAHQIEAMGVETTILSIDLTKTIEVNIAVAQLWRNYGPIHLLVNCAGVAYQTSFLQTKLPQVQEELSVNLLGMYNLTSLIARRMVSQKQGTIVNVSSLMGKVAAPTMATYSATKFAIIGFTQALRRELAEHNIRVIALLPTLTDTDMARDLKLFRWVIPMNPEQVAEVLVSGLQKDAPEILVGWQSHLAVWCQRLAPWLLEIILQIATPPTLTKSQHPERPSFMRKIYRFSDLLWSRT, encoded by the coding sequence ATGAATATTCAAGGTAAAGTTGCTCTAATTACTGGGGCTTCTCGTGGTATTGGTAAAGCGATCGCTCTTGCATTAGCACAACGAGGGATCAAGCGGTTGATTTTGGTAGCACGCGATCGCCAAAAATTAACCGCAGTAGCTCACCAAATCGAGGCTATGGGCGTAGAAACCACAATCTTATCCATTGATTTAACTAAAACAATTGAAGTAAACATAGCCGTAGCCCAACTGTGGCGCAACTATGGTCCCATTCATCTCCTGGTTAACTGTGCAGGTGTCGCCTATCAAACCTCCTTTTTGCAAACCAAACTCCCCCAAGTGCAAGAAGAACTCTCAGTCAACTTATTGGGAATGTACAACCTCACCAGCCTCATAGCCCGACGCATGGTGAGTCAAAAGCAAGGAACAATCGTCAATGTCTCCAGTTTGATGGGGAAAGTAGCCGCACCGACAATGGCGACTTACTCAGCTACCAAATTTGCCATCATCGGCTTTACCCAAGCCTTGCGGCGCGAACTCGCCGAACACAATATCCGCGTCATTGCTTTATTACCCACTCTCACAGACACAGATATGGCGCGTGACTTAAAATTATTTCGCTGGGTGATCCCCATGAACCCCGAACAAGTAGCGGAGGTACTCGTCTCTGGGTTACAAAAAGATGCACCAGAAATTCTAGTAGGTTGGCAAAGTCATTTAGCAGTGTGGTGTCAACGTCTAGCCCCTTGGCTGCTAGAAATAATATTACAAATCGCCACTCCGCCCACCTTGACAAAATCACAGCATCCTGAAAGACCCAGCTTTATGAGAAAAATTTACCGCTTTAGTGATTTATTGTGGTCAAGAACCTAA
- a CDS encoding TIGR03943 family putative permease subunit: MAKKIKINLQNLLFPWLDALAVTTWGILMLQYWLSGKLYLLIHPNFFGLVVGCGIAFVIIGLLKIREVWRERRRAATSNLQHLNLFPPGWGSSLLLTVAILGLMITPRVFASDTAMQLGVTDLLSTGRAQPQSFRPSTRPEDRSLVDWARTLNVYPEPDSYTGQDAKVQGFVIHPPDIGEEYIFLARFVLTCCAADAYPVGLPVKLPENQKRYPPDTWLEIEGKMITETLAGKRNLTIAATSIKQIPQPRNPYSY; encoded by the coding sequence ATGGCTAAAAAAATTAAAATTAACCTGCAAAATCTCTTATTCCCTTGGCTGGATGCCTTAGCAGTCACAACTTGGGGAATTTTGATGCTGCAATACTGGCTATCAGGCAAATTATATTTGTTGATTCACCCCAATTTCTTTGGGTTGGTGGTAGGTTGTGGTATCGCCTTCGTTATTATTGGCTTGTTGAAAATACGGGAAGTTTGGCGGGAACGTCGCCGGGCTGCTACCTCTAACCTTCAACATCTCAATTTATTTCCTCCTGGCTGGGGTAGTAGCTTGTTATTAACTGTGGCGATTTTGGGTTTAATGATTACACCCCGCGTTTTTGCTAGTGACACCGCCATGCAGTTGGGTGTGACTGATTTACTATCCACTGGACGCGCTCAACCCCAGTCCTTTCGTCCTTCTACTCGCCCCGAAGATCGCTCACTTGTGGATTGGGCGCGCACACTTAATGTCTACCCAGAACCAGACTCTTATACAGGTCAAGATGCCAAAGTTCAGGGCTTTGTGATTCACCCACCAGATATAGGAGAAGAATATATTTTCTTAGCACGATTTGTGCTGACTTGTTGTGCAGCAGATGCTTATCCTGTAGGATTGCCAGTTAAACTACCAGAAAATCAAAAGCGCTATCCTCCTGACACTTGGCTAGAAATAGAAGGAAAAATGATTACAGAAACTCTCGCAGGTAAACGCAACTTGACTATTGCTGCTACCTCCATTAAACAAATTCCCCAACCCCGCAATCCTTATAGTTATTAA
- a CDS encoding permease: MNQLNNGFTIFLSLLVEAMPFLLFGVLFSSVLLIFIDERQLVTRMPKNPVLGALAGSLIGFMFPVCECGNVPVARRLLMQGVPTPVAIGFLLAAPTINPIVIWATWLAFRDQPEIVVLRVVFSLSIAVIIAIVFSFQKDVKPLVQPAIARYLKFNPPVEPETKGRSRGYAAQPPNTVPSVLKSGTYILGGKAGLTQPLDPNLLQTTPAANPNKSVADKLRLVLDNVIQELRELGGVMILGSAIAASVQVFAPRDLIFSLGAGHISSIVVMLILAAVVSVCSTVDSFFALSFASAFSSGSLLAFLVFGPMVDIKSIGLMLTVFNAKTIFYLFALAAQLTFLFTLFLNLYVL; this comes from the coding sequence ATGAATCAACTGAACAATGGTTTCACTATATTTCTGAGTTTGCTAGTCGAGGCGATGCCGTTTTTGCTGTTTGGGGTTTTATTCTCCAGTGTGCTGCTGATTTTTATCGATGAGCGCCAATTAGTCACCAGAATGCCCAAAAATCCGGTACTGGGTGCTTTAGCAGGTAGTCTCATCGGTTTTATGTTTCCGGTGTGTGAGTGCGGTAATGTCCCGGTAGCGCGGCGGTTGCTGATGCAGGGAGTACCCACACCCGTGGCTATTGGTTTTTTGCTAGCAGCACCAACGATTAACCCTATTGTGATTTGGGCAACTTGGCTAGCCTTTCGAGATCAGCCAGAAATAGTCGTTTTACGAGTGGTATTTTCCTTATCAATTGCTGTAATTATTGCGATTGTTTTCAGTTTTCAAAAAGATGTAAAACCTCTGGTTCAACCAGCGATCGCCCGTTATCTCAAATTCAACCCACCAGTCGAGCCAGAAACTAAAGGCCGTAGCAGAGGTTACGCAGCACAACCACCAAATACAGTACCCAGTGTCTTGAAATCGGGGACTTATATTTTAGGAGGAAAAGCAGGACTGACTCAACCCTTAGATCCTAATTTATTACAGACGACCCCAGCCGCCAACCCCAATAAATCTGTAGCGGATAAACTACGCCTAGTTTTAGATAATGTCATCCAGGAATTGCGGGAATTGGGCGGCGTAATGATTTTAGGTAGTGCGATCGCCGCTTCTGTTCAAGTATTTGCTCCTCGTGACTTAATCTTCAGTTTGGGTGCGGGACACATTAGTTCCATTGTCGTCATGCTGATATTAGCCGCAGTTGTATCAGTCTGTTCCACAGTGGATTCATTTTTTGCCCTGTCTTTTGCTTCCGCTTTTAGCAGTGGTTCCCTATTAGCATTTTTAGTATTTGGCCCTATGGTTGACATCAAAAGTATTGGATTGATGTTAACCGTTTTTAATGCCAAGACTATATTCTACTTATTTGCTTTAGCGGCACAATTGACCTTTCTCTTTACCCTGTTCCTCAACTTGTATGTGCTGTAA